One segment of Leptodactylus fuscus isolate aLepFus1 unplaced genomic scaffold, aLepFus1.hap2 HAP2_SCAFFOLD_444, whole genome shotgun sequence DNA contains the following:
- the LOC142188422 gene encoding cytochrome P450 2B4-like, giving the protein KLQELIITTRRFIFNTHSPLHELGNTFPILLNIPILKEKIFKESSQLISFVQKYIEKHRKCLHPTAPRDFIDYFLIKIKEEESSSGSNFSETSLLMTLIALLAAGTETTTSTLNFSLNVISNYPDVQVKVQQEIDEVTGSERPPGIMDRAQMPYTNAVIHEVQRVLDLAPVAHYHAVTKDTQFRGYTLPKGTTVIPFISSVLSDPTQWETPEEFNPGHFLDDKGQFRLRAAFMAFSAGKRICAGENLARMELFLLFSALLQKFTFTLPPGTERQDCKKLKQNKFKTLFFSEICAKPRLTSSTA; this is encoded by the exons AAACTACAGGAACTGATCATAACTACAAGGAGGTTCATCTTCAATACCCACTCGCCCCTACATGAG CTCGGAAACACTTTCCCAATTCTCCTGAACATCCCGATCCTGAAGGAAAAAATCTTCAAGGAGAGTTCTCAGCTCATATCATTTGTCCAAAAATACATTGAAAAGCACAGAAAATGTTTACACCCAACTGCCCCCCGCGACTTCATCGACTACTTCCTGATAAAGATAAAAGAG GAGGAATCCAGCTCAGGGAGTAACTTCAGTGAGACCAGTCTCCTCATGACCCTCATCGCCCTCCTCGCAGCCGGAACGGAGACTACAACCTCCACCCTCAATTTCTCCCTGAATGTCATCAGCAATTACCCCGATGTACAGG TGAAGGTCCAGCAGGAGATTGATGAGGTTACGGGGTCGGAGCGTCCTCCTGGGATTATGGACAGGGCCCAGATGCCGTACACCAATGCAGTCATCCATGAGGTCCAGAGGGTCCTGGACCTGGCGCCGGTGGCTCACTATCATGCGGTGACCAAGGACACTCAGTTTCGAGGATACACCCTCCCCAAG GGAACAACAGTGATCCCGTTTATTTCGTCAGTGTTGTCTGACCCCACCCAGTGGGAGACTCCCGAAGAGTTTAACCCCGGGCATTTCCTGGATGATAAGGGGCAGTTCCGCCTCAGAGCGGCCTTCATGGCATTTTCTGCAG GGAAGCGGATCTGCGCTGGAGAGAACCTGGCCCGCATGGAGCTCTTCCTGCTCTTCTCCGCTCTGCTCCAGAAATTCACCTTCACCCTCCCCCCAGGGACGGAACGTCAGGACTGCAAGAAACTGAAGCAGAACAAGTTTAAAACTCTGTTTTTCTCTGAGATTTGCGCTAAACCTCGTCTCACGTCCTCCACAGCCTAA
- the LOC142188424 gene encoding lymphocyte antigen 6E-like, with protein MAAYTSLLLVIALCAATAHALRCYTCTGASSNSNCMTATNCTLGETSCMTSVGSVSFAGISATSITKTCAASCTPTASTSFVVGSASVSCCSTDLCNTSGGASIKSSYAAILLALGSVLMILKSSVL; from the exons ATGGCAGCCTACACAAGTCTCCTCCTGGTCATCGCCCTCTGTGCAGCCACAG CTCACGCCTTGCGCTGTTACACCTGCACCGGAGCCTCCAGTAACAGTAACTGTATGACGGCCACAAACTGCACCTTGGGAGAGACCTCCTGTATGACCTCGGTGGGATCGGTGTCATTCG CTGGAATTTCGGCTACAAGCATCACCAAGACCTGCGCCGCGTCCTGCACTCCAACTGCCTCCACCTCCTTTGTTGTCGGCTCCGCCTCCGTCTCCTGCTGCAGCACCGACCTGTGTAACACCAGTGGTGGCGCCAGCATCAAGTCCAGCTATGCCGCCATCCTCCTGGCACTGGGCTCCGTCCTGATGATCCTGAAGAGCTCGGTCCTGTAA